A section of the Triticum dicoccoides isolate Atlit2015 ecotype Zavitan chromosome 7A, WEW_v2.0, whole genome shotgun sequence genome encodes:
- the LOC119330310 gene encoding protein ENHANCED DISEASE RESISTANCE 2-like gives MACSDGEAEHQWIQSVKSGGAVPCLPPENCPNGWATPPGDTFMVRGPEYFATKAKIPGGEYLLKPLGVDWIKGPVKICEVLKNRNHRVRKAIDEEVSHGNKPFVWAFNLQLPSKENYSAIFYFVSLEPAPEGSLMDQFLKGDDALRKSRLKLIANIVKGPWIVRKAVGELAICILGRALSCKYVEGSNFIEVDVDIGSSIVANAIVHLAFGYVATLTIDLAFVIESQAESELPERLLGAVRFSELSPGSAGVYEVPSEEQQEIAPILPSRLWRSFTQLLQNPGNSMQPSPSSENTNGNFHKEDAGNNDN, from the exons ATGGCTTGTTCTGATGGTGAGGCTGAGCACCAATGGATACAGAGTGTCAAGTCAGGAGGAGCAGTTCCTTGTCTACCGCCCGAAAACTGTCCTAATGGTTGGGCTACTCCTCCTGGTGACACTTTTATGGTCAGAGGCCCAGAATATTTTGCAACCAAGGCAAAAATACCTGGTGGGGAGTATCTTCTGAAGCCTCTTGGAGTTGATTGGATCAAAGGCCCAGTAAAAATCTGTGAGGTCCTGAAAAACAGGAACCATCGTGTGAGGAAAGCCATCGATGAGGAGGTTTCTCACGGCAATAAACCTTTTGTCTGGGCCTTCAACTTGCAACTGCCCAGCAAGGAGAACTACAGCGCGATATTTTACTTTGTCTCACTGGAACCTGCACCCGAGGGCTCGCTGATGGATCAATTCCTTAAAGGGGACGATGCTCTCCGTAAATCCAGGCTTAAACTGATAGCAAACATAGTTAAGGGGCCCTGGATTGTCCGAAAAGCTGTGGGTGAACTAGCCATCTGCATACTTGGCAGAGCACTTTCGTGCAAGTATGTCGAGGGATCAAACTTCATCGAAGTTGATGTGGATATTGGGTCTTCCATAGTTGCAAATGCAATTGTTCATCTGGCATTTGGTTACGTGGCGACACTGACTATAGATTTAGCATTTGTTATTGAGAGTCAAGCTGAATCAGAGCTCCCCGAGAGACTTCTTGGAGCTGTAAGGTTCTCTGAGTTGAGTCCGGGATCAGCTGGTGTGTACGAAGTGCCATCTGAAGAGCAGCAGGAAATTGCTCCAATTCTGCCTTCAAGATTATGGCGGAGTTTTACCCAACTGCTACAGAACCCAGGCAACTCAATGCAGCCGTCGCCTAGCTCAGAAAACACTAATGGAAACTTTCACAAGGAAGATGCTGGTAACAACGATAATTG A